A single window of Columba livia isolate bColLiv1 breed racing homer chromosome 16, bColLiv1.pat.W.v2, whole genome shotgun sequence DNA harbors:
- the ZNF335 gene encoding zinc finger protein 335 isoform X4 — protein sequence MEEDAVPSSSDAAPQAAREEPPESGVGSSEAVSADSSDAAAPGPLSRADDSGVGQSSDSARASGEEVSESSSSTDAVPRIYLPDSSSIAQSTLVSSVSTVSQSIMVSESPQVLVHSSVITDGATIVSDSTASTSSDLGSAIDKIIESTIGPDIIQSCIAVTSVEDGGAETTQYLILQGPDDGAPMVSQVATSALASSLAIEAAADGPTSTCLDQPGPSEPPKRLEVLELPAQPGRAREVDGGEELEQPDMETLEEMMEVVVVQQFKCKMCQYKSVSKKTLINHMKERHFQPVGSALALKKGRPRKGGSAPKTAEEEVAEEEEEDDIMDAGAIDDPEEDSDYNPAEDEPRGRQPKYGHTVPTSSEERPRRRPGRPRKFPRLEDGPEGGDVEPLVTSQSTLSRELQNGEAASSSGLENGSGESLAEPSISQSDSENKDPSSNASPEEADAVPRRRGRPSRCFLGKKYRKYMGRRYYYKSPKPLMRPYLCRICGSRFLTHDDLRFHVNSHEANDPQLFKCLQCSYRSRRWSSLKEHMFNHVGSKPYKCEECSYTSVYKKDVIRHSTVHSRDRKKRADPPPKLNSFPCPVCNRIYPMQKRLTQHMKTHSTEKPHMCDKCGKSFKKRYTFKMHLLTHIQAIANRRFKCEFCDYVCEDKKVLLNHQLSHMNDKPYKCSFCKYSTFREDFLVSHMAIKHTGGKPFACEFCHFTTKHKKNLRLHVQCRHADSFEEWAQRHPEEPPCRRRPFFTLQQIEELKQQHSQAPAELGASPPAASGAEPPVLSQDSLGGATIIYQQDVAESAALATQTALDLLLNMSAQRELQVAVVKPDDSGEAQPPREPQAQEEGAEMDSEEQQKLVTLHVAERGDTVQEAYEEVTLGGSELQQITVPFGGTAEYSIIAPISAEAPAPGALYSEGESPAETCHAVVVGDAVMAEEALKDENSHYIVSSGALGSQFPPVEPGNGDAAFPSPMEGQEAQRAGVKLPLVQCVTRQLQKDSSLSPASEGQEVSSPKVKWPALQGVAKKLLCKVSTAKKLSCKISTAKKFSCKICTAMFTGRAEMESHKRAHVGPSTFKCPDCPFTAALWPEVRSHMVQHASLRPHKCPHCSFASKNKKDLRRHMLTHTNEKPFACQICGQRFNRNGHLKFHMQRLHSAEEKRPGAAAAQQTIILNSDEETLATLQTALQAGQAVLAPEQLQQALGQEHIIVAQEQSVTSQEEATYIQEITTTDGQTVQHLVTSDNQVQYIIAQDGVQHLLPHEYVVVPEGHHIQVQDGQITHIQYEQGGQFLPEPQIQYMPVSPEQQLVTQAQLEAAAHSAVSAVADAAMVQAQGVFSAEATAEQLQQLQQGIHYDVITLTD from the exons ATGGAGGAGGATGCGGTGCCGAGCAGCAGCGACGCGGCCCCGCAGGCGGCGCGGGAGGAGCCCCCCGAGAGCGGCGTGGGCAGCTCCGAGGCCGTGTCTGCCGACAGCAGCgacgccgccgcccccgggcccCTGTCCCGGGCGGACGATTCCGGCGTGGGCCAGAGCTCCGACAGCGCCAGGGCCTCCGGG gAAGAGGTGTCAgagagcagctccagcacagatGCTGTTCCCCGGATTTACCTGCCAGACTCATCCTCCATCGCCCAGTCCACCTTGGTCTCCAGTGTCTCCACTGTGAGCCAGTCCATCATGGTGTCAGAGTCCCCACAAGTCCTGGTCCACTCCAGCGTCATCACTGATGGAGCCACCATCGTTTCAGACTCCACTGCGTCCACTTCCTCAGACCTGGGCTCTGCCATCGACAAAATCATCGAGTCCACGATCGGGCCCGACATCATCCAGA GCTGCATTGCTGTGACCAGTGTGGAGGATGGCGGGGCTGAGACGACACAGTACCTCATTCTGCAGGGCCCTGATGATG GTGCCCCCATGGTGTCCCAGGTGGCCACCTCGGCTCTGGCCAGCAGCTTGGCGAtagaagctgctgctgatggACCCACCTCCACATGCCTCGACCAGCCCGGCCCTTCGGAGCCTCCCAAGCGGCTGGAAGTGCTGGAGCTGCCGGCGCAGCCAGGTCGGGCCCGAGAGGTggatggtggggaggagctggagcagccggACATGGAGACCCTGGAGGAGATGatggaggtggtggtggtgcagCAGTTCAAGTGCAAGATGTGTCAGTACAAGAGTGTCTCCAAGAAAACGCTAATTAACCACATGAAAGAGCGGCACTTCCAGCCAG TGGGTTCAGCTCTGGCTTTGAAGAAGGGGCGTCCGCGTAAGGGGGGATCTGCTCCAAAGACTGCGGAGGAGGAGGTtgctgaagaagaagaagaggacgATATCATGGATGCTGGTGCTATTGATGACCCTGAAG AGGACAGTGACTATAACCCAGCTGAGGATGAGCCCCGTGGGCGGCAGCCCAAGTACGGCCACACCGTCCCCACGTCCAGCGAGGAGAGGCCGCGGCGGCGCCCGGGGAGGCCCCGCAAGTTCCCTCGTCTAGAGGACGGGCCTGAGG GAGGGGATGTGGAGCCCCTGGTGACATCCCAGAGTACACTGAGCCGTGAGCTGCAGAATGGGGAAGCTGCCAGTTCCTCTGGGCTGGAGAATGGGAGCGGCGAGAGCCTGGCGGAGCCCAGCATCAGCCAGTCCGACTCGGAGAACAAGGACCCATCCTCCAACGCCAGCCCCGAGGAGGCAGATGCGGTGCcgcggcggcgcgggcggcCCTCCCGCTGCTTCCTGGGCAAGAAATACCGCAAGTACATGGGGCGCAG GTATTACTACAAGTCCCCCAAACCTCTGATGCGGCCCTACCTGTGTCGGATCTGCGGCTCGCGGTTCCTCACGCATGACGATCTGCGTTTCCACGTTAACTCGCACGAGGCCAATGACCCGCAGCTCTTCAAGTGTCTGCAGTGCAGCTACCGCTCCAGGCGCTGGTCCTCGCTCAAG GAACACATGTTCAACCACGTGGGCAGCAAGCCCTACAAGTGCGAGGAGTGCAGTTACACCAGCGTGTACAAGAAGGACGTCATCCGGCACTCCACGGTGCACAGCCGGGACAG GAAGAAGAGAGCTGATCCG CCCCCGAAGCTGAACTCCTTCCCATGCCCTGTCTGCAACCGCATCTACCCCATGCAGAAGAGGCTCACGCAGCACATGAAGACACACAGCACGGAGAAACCTCACATGTGTGACAAG TGCGGGAAGTCCTTCAAGAAGCGCTACACCTTCAAGATGCACCTGCTGACGCACATCCAGGCCATCGCCAACCGCAG GTTCAAGTGCGAGTTCTGTGACTACGTCTGCGAGGACAAGAAGGTCCTGCTGAACCACCAGCTCTCGCACATGAATGACAAGCCTTACAAGTGCAGCTTCTGCAAGTATTCCACCTTCCGGGAGGACTTCCTGGTCTCGCACATGGCCATCAAGCACACGG GGGGGAAGCCATTTGCCTGCGAGTTCTGCCACTTCACCACCAAGCACAAGAAGAACCTGCGCCTGCATGTGCAGTGCCGCCACGCTGACTCCTTCGAGGAGTGGGCACAGAGGCACCCTGAGGAGCCAccctgccgccgccgcccctTCTTCACACTGCAGCAGATCgaggagctgaagcagcagcacagccaggctccAGCCGAGCTGGGGGCCAGCCCACCG GCCGCCTCAGGAGCGGAGCCCCCCGTCCTCTCGCAGGATTCCCTGGGAGGAGCCACGATAATTTACCAACAAG ACGTGGCTGAATCGGCAGCGCTGGCCACGCAGACTGCGCTGGATCTGCTGCTGAACATGAGCGCCCAGCGGGAGCTGCAG GTGGCAGTGGTGAAGCCGGATGATTCGGGGGAGGCGCAGCCCCCCCGTGAGCCACAGGCACAGGAGGAGGGTGCAGAGATGGACTctgaggagcagcagaagcTGGTGACACTGCACGTGGCAGAGCGTGGGGACACGGTACAGGAGGCTTACGAGGAGGTGACTCTGGGTGGCTCGGAGCTGCAGCAGATCACTGTCCCGTTTGGCGGGACGGCCGAGTACAGCATCATTGCACCCATCAGCGCAGAAGCCCCGGCTCCAGGCGCACTGTACAG CGAGGGGGAGAGCCCTGCAGAGACGTGCCACGCAGTCGTGGTGGGTGATGCCGTGATGGCAGAGGAGGCCCTGAAGGACGAGAACAGTCACTATATTGTGTCATCCGGTGCACTGGGGAGCCAGTTCCCTCCCGTTGAG CCCGGCAACGGGGACGCTGCCTTTCCCTCACCGATGGAGGGCCAGGAGGCACAGCGTGCTGGTGTCAAGTTGCCCCTGGTGCAGTGTGTCACCAGGCAGCTCCAGAAGGACtcatccttgtccccagcctCCGAGGGGCAGGAAGTCTCATCCCCAAAGGTCAAGTGGCCTGCGCTCCAAGGTGTGGCCAAGAAGCTCTTGTGCAAAGTTTCCACAGCCAAGAAGCTCTCATGCAAGATTTCCACAGCCAAAAAGTTTTCCTGCAAGATTTGCACAGCCATGttcacaggcagagcagagatggAGAGTCACAAGAGAGCCCACGTTGGGCCCAGCACCTTCAAGTGTCCCGACTGCCCGTTCACGGCCGCGCTCTGGCCGGAGGTTCGG AGCCACATGGTCCAGCATGCCAGCCTGCGGCCACACAAGTGCCCCCACTGCAGCTTTGCCTCCAAGAACAAGAAGGACCTGCGCAGGCACATGCTGACACACACCAACGAGAAGCCCTTCGCCTGCCAGATCTGTGGGCAGAG GTTCAACCGTAATGGGCATCTGAAGTTCCACATGCAGCGTTTGCACAGCGCggaggagaagcgaccaggggcagctgctgcccagcagaCCATCATCCTGAACAGTGATGAGGAGACGCTGGCCACCCTGCAGA CGGCTCTGCAGGCCGGCCAGGCAGTGCTGGCTCccgagcagctgcagcaggccctggggcaggagcacATCATCGTTGCACAGGAGCAGAGTGTCACCAGCCAG GAGGAGGCCACGTACATCCAAGAGATCACAACCACCGACGGACAGACCGTGCAGCACTTGGTGACCTCTGACAACCAG